A region of Methanocorpusculum labreanum Z DNA encodes the following proteins:
- a CDS encoding SDR family oxidoreductase produces MQYLITGGAGFIASHIAEELIRKNHDVTLLDDMSAGSTKNIQPDAEFIKGSVTDRPLLAEICKTHSFEGIFHLAAVASVQKSIEDPLLVHEVNATGTLNILNAAKEHGIRKVVLSASAAAYGDNPVFPKREDMLPEPLSPYAVSKITAEMYCRNFADLFGVETTALRYFNVFGPRQDPNAEYAAVIPKFTERIVHDKKPVIFGDGNQTRDFVFVKDVVLANMLAMNSHTCGTFNIGTGIQTSLNDLAGMIMRAAGISCDIIYEAPRPGDIRYSVADISKAKPELGYAPKYSIEDGIKETVEYFRDLL; encoded by the coding sequence ATGCAGTACCTCATCACCGGCGGCGCCGGCTTCATCGCATCCCACATCGCAGAAGAACTCATCCGGAAAAATCATGACGTCACACTCCTCGACGACATGTCTGCAGGCAGCACGAAAAATATCCAGCCCGACGCCGAGTTCATCAAAGGATCGGTCACCGACCGCCCCCTCCTCGCTGAAATCTGCAAAACCCACAGCTTCGAAGGGATCTTTCATCTTGCAGCGGTAGCAAGCGTGCAGAAATCGATCGAGGATCCGCTCCTCGTCCACGAGGTCAACGCGACAGGGACACTCAATATCCTCAACGCCGCAAAAGAACACGGCATTCGAAAGGTCGTCCTTTCTGCATCGGCCGCGGCATACGGCGACAACCCGGTGTTCCCAAAAAGAGAGGACATGCTTCCCGAGCCTCTCTCGCCTTATGCGGTCTCGAAGATCACAGCAGAGATGTACTGCAGAAACTTTGCCGACCTCTTCGGCGTCGAGACCACAGCTCTTCGATACTTCAACGTCTTCGGTCCGCGTCAGGACCCAAACGCCGAGTATGCGGCAGTCATCCCGAAGTTCACTGAACGAATTGTCCATGACAAAAAGCCGGTCATCTTCGGTGACGGGAACCAGACCCGCGACTTCGTCTTCGTCAAAGACGTCGTTCTCGCAAACATGCTCGCGATGAACTCCCATACATGCGGGACATTCAACATCGGGACCGGCATCCAAACCTCCTTAAACGACCTTGCAGGAATGATCATGCGGGCAGCCGGCATCAGCTGCGATATAATCTATGAAGCGCCAAGACCGGGCGACATCAGATACTCGGTCGCCGACATATCGAAAGCGAAACCGGAACTGGGATACGCACCGAAATACTCGATCGAAGACGGAATCAAAGAGACGGTGGAATACTTCAGAGATCTTCTTTGA